GGCTCTTTTCAAATGAGTTGACGTTCTTGCCGCTGCCGCCGCTGCTGCCGGGCAAGTTCATTGGAGTATCGCTTCCCACAAGCAAACTCTTATGAGAACGAGTCTAATCCACCGCTGTCGTCGGATGGTAAAAAACTCGTTGAATGAGCGCGTTCTCATCGGTTTCATGCTGGCGAATCAGACTCAGCACCTGTTGAACCCGCTGCCGCAGCTCGACAACGGAAACATCCAAGCCCGACGCCATCATGTCGCCGTCGCGAATCAACTCCTTGACCATCCGCAAAAGCTGTTCATGCTGCTGACGCAATGCTTCAACCTGCCCAGATACCTCCGGCTGCATCGCCACGACATCAAGCATGTAACCGTCTCGCTCTTCCAGAGCAAAATGACGCTCCAGATGGTTGTAGAACGCCGACAACTCATTGCATAGCCGCTGAGTCCATTCCACATTCTGGCCCACCAGCCCGCCTTCCTCAACCAGGCGCTCCAGTTGCCAGATGATCTCGCGCACGATCTCATGTTCCCGAAGGATCTCGTTCAGTTGAGTCAATGAGGCTTCGTTCATAGGCGCACCTCCATTCTTTGACAAGATCAAGAGGCAACAGGTGTACCAACACATGCTCTTTTGGGACCTCGGTGCAGCCCCGTCGTTGGGATCGCCTTTTTCAACAAGTTAACGTTTTGCGCTGAGCCGTGCGTTGCTCCCCTTCGTTGCTCGTCAATGGGTCAAACGCCACAGACCGAGGCAAAAGACCCAGACTGCAACGCAACCACGGGAGCCTCCACAATTCAGAACTGCCCAGTAGAAGCTCTTGATACGCCACGGAAACGCTA
This genomic interval from Blastocatellia bacterium contains the following:
- a CDS encoding hemerythrin domain-containing protein, whose protein sequence is MNEASLTQLNEILREHEIVREIIWQLERLVEEGGLVGQNVEWTQRLCNELSAFYNHLERHFALEERDGYMLDVVAMQPEVSGQVEALRQQHEQLLRMVKELIRDGDMMASGLDVSVVELRQRVQQVLSLIRQHETDENALIQRVFYHPTTAVD